The nucleotide sequence CTCGACCGCCGCCCTGGAGGGAACAAACACCAAAATCAAACTCATGCAGAGGCAAGCCTATGGCTTCCGTGACCCCGAGTTCTTCAAGCTAAAGATCTATGCCCTGCACGAGGCCAACTACGCTTCAGCCGGATGAGCCGGTCTTTTTCGTGCGCGAGATCGACGTCGCCGCCGACCCCGCGGTGGAGGACATGAGGTACCAGCTGGTCGGGCACAGGGAGATCCCCGGTTACGGCAAAGGCAACGAGCACAATTCCTGGAGCGTCATCAAGACCATCTACATGAACAATCCGGAATGACCGGACCGCAGACCCCTGTCTTGCACGATTCTTGTTATGTCATCCGGGAGCGGCTCGCGCCGCTCCCGTAACTCGTTTCTTGCCATTGGAATGAAACAGGTTCGCCGCGCCCGGAGGTCGGTATCCATGCGCACTGTGACCAGCTTCCTGACGGTCATGACGTACACGGCGCTCACGCTCGGCGCCACCGCCGCCTCCGCCGCGCTCGATTGCGTCGCCGCGGTCGAGGTCGAGCTGGACGGCACCTACGTCGGCGACAACACGGGACTGCCCGACAACGTCACCCGGTACGGCTGCAGCGACTGGAACGAAACGGGCGGCGAGGTCGTCCACCACCTCCACCTGGGCGCGCCGCACTTCTTCGCGGTCAGCCTGAGCGGCGCCTGCGATCTCGACCTGGCGGTCCTCGACGCCTGCGACGAGAACCTGGGCTGCATGCAGGTGACCGACGACGGCATCGTCACCTCCGGCGCCCTGGCGGGCGACTTCTACCTCGTGGTCGACGGATACGCGGGCGCGGCCTGCGCCTTCGAGCTCACCCTCGAGGACCTGGGCCTGCCCAACCGGGCGCTGACCTTCGGACAGGTCAAGGCGCTCTACGGCCGCGACCGGTCCAGGGTGAGATAGACCATCGCGGTGAACAGGTCCGGCGGGAAGAAGACCTGGCCCCACTTCTCGTCCAGCCCGGCGGTGGCGCCCGCCGCCTGGACCTCCTCCAGCGACATTCCCGCGGCCTTCAGCGGCGCGGCCGCGGCGCGGAAATCGGCCAGCATCTTCAGGTAGGTCTCCAGGTCCCCGCGCCGGGCGAGCGGTCCGTGGCCGGGGACGATCAAGGTCTCCGCGTCGCAGAGGCCGAGGATCGTCTCGACGGCGGCGATCATGCCGTCGATGCCGCCGCCGCAGGACGTGTCGATGAAGGGGTAGCCGCAGTTGAAGAAGATGTCGCCGGTGTGGATCACGTTGGCCTTGCGGAAGTGCACGACCGCATCGCCGTCCGTATGGGCGCCGCCCGGATGGAAGACGACGATCTGCTCGCCGTTCCAGTACAGAGTCAACGAGTCGGTGAAGGTGATCGCGGGCAGGGCCTTCTCGGGCGAAGGCGGCTGCACGTGTTCCAGCAGCTCGATGCGCTGCTCGACCGCCATGCGCCAGCGCACGTTCTCGTGGGCGACGATCACGGCACCGGCGCCGGCCAGGGCCTCGTTGCCGCCGACGTGGTCGAAATGCCAGTGAGTCGACACCACGCAGGCGGCCGCCGCGCCGGTCCGCGCGCGCACGAAGCCGACCAGCTTGTCCCCCATCTGCTCGTAGTCGGCGTCGACGAGCAGCACGCCGTCGTCACCGGTGCTCATGGCCACGTTGCCGCCGGCGCCGCGGAGCCACCAGAGACCGTCGCGGAGCTCGGTCGCCGAGAACTCGAACTTGTCCCAGTCCTGGGCCCGGACGGCCGGGGCGGCCAGCACGAGCAGGGCGATCGTCGTCAGCACTGCGGTTCTCATGGCGCGTTCACTCCTTGGGCCGCACGGCCACCTCGAACGGGATCCAGGCGGGGGCGAGGCAGGACTTGGCGTCGCAGGCCTGGCATTCCAGCTCGAAGGCCAGGGGCGCGTCGAGCTCGGCCATCAGCACGCCCGTGATGGTCAGCTCCTCCTTGCCGGCCAGCAGCGTGACCGTTTCTCCCAGGAACTTGCCCCTGTGCCCGGCGGGATAGTCCACCGCGACTGCGGCCAGGGGCACGGTGTCCAGGCCAGTGACGGAGATGCCGTAGTAGACCGTGTCGCCGTGGGCGTAGAGATGCCAGCCCTTGTCGATGTCGATGCCGACGGTGATGCTGACCGTCTCGCCGACGTCGGCGCTCACGGCGGCCGGCGCCCTGACGGACACGACCGAGGACGAATCGCGCATGCCCTGTCCCACCGCGGCGATCGCGGCGAGCAGCAGGACGGCGGTTATCAGGACGGGGCGCATGGATTTCCTCCCGGATTGTCGCCAGACTCCTGCCGCGCGGCGCCCCGTACCGGATAGAGGCCCGCGGCGATCTCCTCGAGCACGACCGCCGCACCCTGTTCGGCCACGTGCGGCGCGACGCGGTCCGCCGCGCTCCGCACCTCGTCCGGCGCGTTGCCCATGGCCACACGATGACCGGCGGCCGCGAACATATCAAGGTCGTTGTAGTTGTCGCCGATGGCCACGATGCGCTCCCGCGGCACGCCCCGCGCATCCGCCAGCAGCGCGAGGCCGCTGCCCTTGGTGCAATCCGCCCGGTACACCTCGAGCCAGAGGTATTCGTCCCGGGCCAGCAGGGTTTCCGTCCTGACGATCTGCACCGCGTCGCCGAGGTCCCGCCGGATGGCCGCGTCGAGCTCCCGCACCTTGTCGGCCAAATCGATGGTGCCGATCTCCAGGGCCGCCGGCGGCAGATGCCCGAGCAGGTCGTCGACCTCGCGCACCGCCCCCACCTTCTCGCCGCGCCGCCGCAGATAGCGGTCCAGTACGCCGTTGGGCGGCTGGCGCTCGATGGTCACGCCGCCGCCGGCGTCGTCCTCGGTGAACATCAGCGGCATGACCTCGTGGGCGCGGAACAGCTCCACCAGGCGACGCAGGATGTCGCGCGGCAGGCCGGCCGCGCGCAGGACGCGCCCCCGCCCGCCGTCGATGACCATGGCGCCGTTGAGCAGGATCTGCGGCACGCCGTCCAGCGCGCCGGCCGCGGACGCGATCACGTGGGCGGCCGAGCGACGGTTGCGGCCGGTGCAGAGGGCGAACAGGTGGCCCGCGTCGCGGACGCCCGCGATCGCCGCGCACACCCGCGGATCCACCACGTCCTCGAACTCGGTGTTCAGCAGCGTGCCGTCCACATCGACCGCCACCAGCAGCTTGCCGTCGTCCAAGAATCCGCCTCCGGACGTCATGTCGTGATGTGGAAGTCGTCCCAGCGGCCCGAGGCGCCGCCCCAGCTCAGATGCAGGCGGTCCACCCGGCCGTGGGTCGGCCCGCGCGCGATCACCCCCAGGAACTCGACCAGCGCCTCCTGCTTCCCCTCGGCCCAAACCTCGACGTTCCCATCGCGCAAATTGCGCACCGTGCCGGTCAACCCGCGCCGCGCCGCCGCCTGCTGCACGAACCAGCGGAAGCCGACCCCCTGGACGCGGCCCGCGAGAATCGCGTGAAAGCTGTCGAACGGGTCCTGTTCGCTCATCCGCTCAAACTAACACCGTGGGGGATGACTGTCACCATGGGTCGCTGCGAGCCGGGGGATCAGGGCTGCCGGCTCCACGCCCGCTTCTCGTGCAAGGTGACCAGGCGACGGGCGTAGAGGGCGAGGGCCCTGGCCACGGGCCGGTTGTTGGGCAGCACCTTGTCGCGGCGAAAATCGAACGAGCCGCTCAGAGGCCGCCCCTCGCGCGAGCGGCCCAGGGCCAGACCGTTGAGCCCGTCGTCGCCGGGCACGGGAGCGTCCCGGACGCGCGCCAGCAGGAAGCCCTCCATCCACGTGTCGTCGAGCTTCCCGCCGAGCAGGCGATCGACCAGACCGTCCACGTCGAGCACGACATACCCCTCGCCGAGGACCAGGGCCTTCATGCCGCTCGCCCAGAACCGCACCGTCCGGCCCTGGTCGTCCGGCACGCGCAACATGGCGTCGTGGAGGTCGATCTCCGTGGCCACGACGACATGCGACACGAACAGGGTGCCCGGGTGGTAGCCGAGGATGCTGTACGGCAGGGGCAGCTCGAGATCTCCGTCCAGTTCCAGCCTCACCACGCGGCGCGAAGTCTTGCCGTCGCCCAGCCGCGAGAAGGCGACGACCCTGTCGATGGGCAACTTGGTCGGGCGGCCCGAGGCCGCCACGTAGGCGCTCAGATCGTCGCGGCTCCAGACGCCGAGGGAATCGTTCTCGACGATCCGCGTCACGAACTCGAAGAAGGGATCCCGGATCTCGGGGCCGTCCGCGTAGACGTTCTCCTCGCCCTCGACGAACCGGTCCGTGAACTCGTCAGCGGGGTCCCGGGCGATGGCTCCGACCCCCGAACCTGCAACGAAAGCAGCCGCCAACATGACCATAACGCTATTCCAGAGGTGAAAGGGTCGTCTTTTCGGCGCGCCGCGGCGAGAAAGCGGGCTCTCGTATCTCATTGCAATACCATGCATTACATCACCAGCCACTTCATGGACAAAACTATGGCAAGACGGCGAAGTGTGGACCTATACTTGCCAAGTGATGCCGCCGACGACAGTTCGGAACACCGCATCCTTTTCCCGCATTGTGTCACGTCTTCTGCATGGGAGGAAACCATGAAGATCTCTGCCAAGCTCCTGCTGCTCCTCGCCGCCCTGGCCTTCGCGCTGGCCCTCGGCTGCAGCAGTGACGATCCCGCCGAGCCCGACCCCGATCCGAACCCCGATCCCACGGGCACCACCGCCCTGGTCGGCGACGACGGATCCGAGACCACCGACTTCGACTCCTACGAGCAGGTCTCCCTGTCGCTGGCCGACCTGACACCCAACACGCTCTACACCATCGAGGTGTCGGACCAGACGAAGGCCCTGATCGGCACCTACCAGCTGACCACAGACGCCAACGGCGAGATGGACGCCTCGTCCGTCCTCTACGATCCCGAGCCCGGCACCTACACGGTGAACGTGGTGAACACCGACATCACCTTCGACATCACGGTCGAAGCCCCCGTCAACGTCTTCTACCAGCCCTGTGACGCGACGGGCGCGCACCTGAACAACATCGACGTGGGGAACATTCTCTATCTCTCGGCCGGCAACGGCACCGAGGGCGACGTCGTGCACGTCTACGTGGCACCCAACCGCTACGACTGGGCCTACGGCATGTACCTCTACGACTACACCGAGTCGGTGGAGGAGCTGACCTTCGCGGCCGGCGGCGTGATTCCCCCGACGCCCATCTGGCAGTCGCCCGTGATCGGCGAGGGGACCGCGGCCTACGACGTCGTGATCGACGTCAACCGCAACAACGTCTACGACGCCGGCGACTACCTCGACGGCAAGATCGGCGTGGGCTTCGTGGTGCAGGAAGTCGACGTGGCCAAGGTCCTGATCAACGGCCACGTGGTCGAGCGCCTCTCCTCCGACGTGCGCTACGTCTACCGCGACCTGTTCAACACCGACGAGAACGTCTACGTCTACGTCAACCCGGTGGCCAGGATGCGCAACCTGGGCGGCAACCGCTACGTGAAGTGGTACATCGTGCCCCACCAGGCCACCTGGAACGACCAGGATCCCCTGACCCCCGTCACCACG is from bacterium and encodes:
- a CDS encoding transposase, with protein sequence STAALEGTNTKIKLMQRQAYGFRDPEFFKLKIYALHEANYASAG
- a CDS encoding MBL fold metallo-hydrolase, which encodes MRTAVLTTIALLVLAAPAVRAQDWDKFEFSATELRDGLWWLRGAGGNVAMSTGDDGVLLVDADYEQMGDKLVGFVRARTGAAAACVVSTHWHFDHVGGNEALAGAGAVIVAHENVRWRMAVEQRIELLEHVQPPSPEKALPAITFTDSLTLYWNGEQIVVFHPGGAHTDGDAVVHFRKANVIHTGDIFFNCGYPFIDTSCGGGIDGMIAAVETILGLCDAETLIVPGHGPLARRGDLETYLKMLADFRAAAAPLKAAGMSLEEVQAAGATAGLDEKWGQVFFPPDLFTAMVYLTLDRSRP
- a CDS encoding protein-disulfide reductase DsbD N-terminal domain-containing protein, translating into MRPVLITAVLLLAAIAAVGQGMRDSSSVVSVRAPAAVSADVGETVSITVGIDIDKGWHLYAHGDTVYYGISVTGLDTVPLAAVAVDYPAGHRGKFLGETVTLLAGKEELTITGVLMAELDAPLAFELECQACDAKSCLAPAWIPFEVAVRPKE
- a CDS encoding HAD-IIB family hydrolase codes for the protein MDDGKLLVAVDVDGTLLNTEFEDVVDPRVCAAIAGVRDAGHLFALCTGRNRRSAAHVIASAAGALDGVPQILLNGAMVIDGGRGRVLRAAGLPRDILRRLVELFRAHEVMPLMFTEDDAGGGVTIERQPPNGVLDRYLRRRGEKVGAVREVDDLLGHLPPAALEIGTIDLADKVRELDAAIRRDLGDAVQIVRTETLLARDEYLWLEVYRADCTKGSGLALLADARGVPRERIVAIGDNYNDLDMFAAAGHRVAMGNAPDEVRSAADRVAPHVAEQGAAVVLEEIAAGLYPVRGAARQESGDNPGGNPCAPS
- a CDS encoding acylphosphatase, producing the protein MSEQDPFDSFHAILAGRVQGVGFRWFVQQAAARRGLTGTVRNLRDGNVEVWAEGKQEALVEFLGVIARGPTHGRVDRLHLSWGGASGRWDDFHITT